The Hymenobacter swuensis DY53 genome includes the window GCACTTCGGGCAACTGATTTTTGGGGTCAGCCTTGTCCAGTACCTCAAAGGCCGATTGGTATTTTTTCTCCTGCGTAAGTTGGGCGGCCTGAGCCAGGTCCGAAGCAACCGGTGTCTGGGCCAGGCCCGGTCGCACTGTCAGAGCCAATACGGCAAGTGGCAGATAAAAACGCATCTATCAATGAGTTATCAGATTGAGAACAGGGCGCGGATACGGGGTCGGCAACCAAGCGGAAAGATGCAGGTTTTCCCACAAAATCTACTGACAAACAAACAGTTGTTCGGGCGTTTTTTGCATTTTTTATTTGGAATTTCCGGCGACCGGTCCCACCTTGCCGCCGTTAAAACGCCCGACACGCATGGCTCAGCCCACGGCCCGCTTCTTTTTTAGCTATTACTTCTACTACGCCACCACGTAGTCGAGCGGCCTCCCTGTAGCCTTCCTAACCCGAACTCTTCAGCGCCTCTCGACAACTTCGGGAGGCGCTTTTTTTACGCTCAATCTGCCCTGATGCCCGCTTGCAGCTTCTTTTATTACGGCTACTGCTACTTCTTCTTTCTGAAGAGGCCGGGCCCGGTTTGCCGAAGCTGACTTATCCGCAGCCATCCAGCAAAACCAGGGCCCCGCACACCGGAGGCCCTTTTTTAGTGTCTTTTTCAGTTCACAGTATGCTTCCCATCGTCGCCATTCAAGGATTTGAAGGTTGTTTCCACCAGATTGCCGCCCGCCGCCATTTCGGGCCGCAGGTGGCGGTGTTGCCCTGCGCTACGTTTGGGGAAGTAGTGCGGAGCGTTGTGAGCGGAGCAGCCGGCGCGGCGGTTATGGCCATCGAGAACTCCATTGCCGGCAGCATTCTGCCTAACTACACGCTGCTGCGCAAGGCCGGCCTGCGGGTGGTGGGCGAGGTGTACCTGCACATCCGGCAGCACCTGATGGCCCTGCCGGGGCAGCAGCTACTGGATATTAAGGAGGTACATTCCCACCCGATGGCGTTGCTGCAGTGCGCCGACTACCTGGGGCAATACCCGCACTGGAAGCTGGTGGAAACCGAGGATACGGCCCTGAGCGCCCAGCGCATCCGGGAACAGCTGCGGCCGGGCGTGGCGGCCGTAGCAGGCCAGCTTGCCGCTGAGCTGTTCGACCTGGATATTGTGGCGGGCGACATTCATGAGGAACAGCATAACTACACCCGTTTTCTGGTGCTAATGCGGGCTGAGGATGCCCCACTGCAACACCACCCCACAAAAGCTTCGCTGTACTTTGAAGCCCCGCACGCCATCGGCAGCCTGGCCCGCATCCTGACGGCCGTGGCCGGGCAGGGTGTTAATCTGAGCAAGTTGCAGTCGTGTCCGCAACCGGGCCGTACGTGGCACTACTTCTTCCACGCCGACCTGGAATTCGACGCGCCGACGCAGCTTGCCGCCACGCTGGATGCCTTGGTTCCGCTCACGGAAGGCCTGCAACTGCTGGGCACATATAAGGGAGAAGTGAGTTATGAGAGATGAATGCTGAATTGAATGGGTTGTAAAACTCCTTCCACCCGGACCAGCTCCGGATTCGCACTTCATCACCCCTCTCCTCCCTCCCCAACTCAATACTCCTAATTCAACTTTCATCATGCACGTTGCCAGCCGCCTTCAGCATATTCAGGAATACTACTTCTCGCAGAAGCTGCGCGAGATTGAGGGCCTGAACAAAGCGGGGGCCCAGATCATCAACCTGGGCATCGGCAGCCCCGATATGCCGCCGCACCCGAACGTAATTGCGGCCCTGACGGCCGCCGCTCAGCAGCCCAACACCCACGCCTACCAGGGTTACAAGGGCGTGCCGGCCCTGCGCCAGGCCATGGCCGGCTGGTACCAGCGGCAATACGGCGTAGAGTTGAACCCCGACACGGAAATTCTGCCCCTGCTGGGCTCCAAGGAAGGCATCATCCACATCAGCATGACGCTGCTGGAGGCCGGCGACGAGGTGCTGATTCCGAACCCGGGCTACCCCGCCTACCGGGCCGCCGCCCACCTGAGCGGGGCCACGCCCCTCGACTACGACCTGACCGAAGAAAACAACTGGCTGCCCGACCTGGACGCGCTGGCCCGCCGCGACCTGAGCCGGGTGAAGCTCATGTGGGTGAACTACCCGCATATGCCCACCGGCACGCCCCCTCCGGCCGGCTTCTTCGAGCGGCTGGTAGCTTTTGCCGCCGCCCACGATATCCTGCTGGTCCACGACAACCCGTACAGCTTCATCCTGAACACCGAGCCGCCCCGCAGCCTGCTGGCGGTACCGGGGGCGCGGGCGGTGGCCCTGGAGCTGAATTCCCTGAGCAAGTCGCACAACATGGCGGGCTGGCGGGTGGGTCTGCTGGCCGGCCGCGCCGACGTGCTCCAGGACGTGCTGCGCTTCAAGAGCAACCTCGACTCGGGAATGTTTCTGCCGGTGCAGCTGGCCGCCGTGGAAGCCCTGAACCTGGACGCCAGCTGGTACGCGGAACTCAACGCCCACTACCGCGCCCGGCGCACTTTGGTGCTGGAGTTGCTGAAGCTGCTGAAATGCACCGTGGCCCCCAACCAGGTAGGCCTGTTTGTGTGGGCGAAAGTGCCAGCACAGTACCCCGACGCTTACGCCCTCAGCGACGAGGTGCTGCGGGCGGCCCGGGTGTTTCTGACGCCGGGCGGCATCTTTGGCAGCAATGGCAACGGCTACATTCGCCTCAGCCTATGCCAGCCGGTGGAGGTGCTGCAGCAAGCCCTGGCGCGCGTACGAGAGTCTACCGGGCAGTAAAACAGAACGTCATTCCGAGCTTGACAAGGAATGACATTCTAATAACATCCTCCACGCATTCCATCACATTT containing:
- a CDS encoding pyridoxal phosphate-dependent aminotransferase → MHVASRLQHIQEYYFSQKLREIEGLNKAGAQIINLGIGSPDMPPHPNVIAALTAAAQQPNTHAYQGYKGVPALRQAMAGWYQRQYGVELNPDTEILPLLGSKEGIIHISMTLLEAGDEVLIPNPGYPAYRAAAHLSGATPLDYDLTEENNWLPDLDALARRDLSRVKLMWVNYPHMPTGTPPPAGFFERLVAFAAAHDILLVHDNPYSFILNTEPPRSLLAVPGARAVALELNSLSKSHNMAGWRVGLLAGRADVLQDVLRFKSNLDSGMFLPVQLAAVEALNLDASWYAELNAHYRARRTLVLELLKLLKCTVAPNQVGLFVWAKVPAQYPDAYALSDEVLRAARVFLTPGGIFGSNGNGYIRLSLCQPVEVLQQALARVRESTGQ
- a CDS encoding prephenate dehydratase, coding for MLPIVAIQGFEGCFHQIAARRHFGPQVAVLPCATFGEVVRSVVSGAAGAAVMAIENSIAGSILPNYTLLRKAGLRVVGEVYLHIRQHLMALPGQQLLDIKEVHSHPMALLQCADYLGQYPHWKLVETEDTALSAQRIREQLRPGVAAVAGQLAAELFDLDIVAGDIHEEQHNYTRFLVLMRAEDAPLQHHPTKASLYFEAPHAIGSLARILTAVAGQGVNLSKLQSCPQPGRTWHYFFHADLEFDAPTQLAATLDALVPLTEGLQLLGTYKGEVSYER